A DNA window from Centroberyx gerrardi isolate f3 chromosome 3, fCenGer3.hap1.cur.20231027, whole genome shotgun sequence contains the following coding sequences:
- the LOC139925031 gene encoding NLR family CARD domain-containing protein 3-like yields MKSDRSKEGLIEFKDEHHSSEKTIQQDRPDSPVPSCVSMKSDGSMGHPIDFKHGHHSIDKRIQQERPDSPQPSCVSMKSDRSKEGFIYFKDEHHSSEKKVHQERSEVPSGQSAQEHQTDLDSIFKLLEENIFTFVKNELKRFQRALSPDYPECLERQREDEKVVDVEEEEQRRSRKAFLKITLQFLRRMKQEELADSLQSKTVAAICQRKLKSSLEEKFQCLFEGIAKAGNPTLLNQIYTEIYITEGESGEVNDEHEVRQIEAASRKPARPETTIRCEDIFKPLPGREKPTRTLMTKGVAGIGKTVLTQKFTLDWAEDKANQDIQFTFPFTFRELNLLKGKKYSLVELLHHFFNETREAGICRFDKFQVVFIFDGLDECRLPLDFQNNEILTDVTESTSVDVLLTNLIKGKLLPSARLWITTRPAAANQIPPECVDMVTEVRGFTDPQKEEYFRKRFRNKKASRIISHIKTSRSLHIMCHIPVFCWITATVLDHVLKTSEREEDLPKTLTEMYINFLVVQSKLGNVKYHGRDETDPLWNKESKKMILSLGKLAFEQLEKGNLIFYEADLTECGIDIRAASVYSGVFTQIFKEERGLNQDQVFCFVHLSIQEFLAAVHVIVSFIDSGVNLLSELQSKARWSVKVGVKSKLTHLYQSAVDKALQSPNGHLDLFLRFLLGLSLQTNQTLLRGLLTQTGSSSQTNQETVQYIKKKIRENPSPERSINLFHCLNELNDRSLVEEIQQYLRSGSLSTARLSPAQWSALVFILLSSEEELDVFDLKKYSASEEALLRLLPVVKASNKSVLSGCQLSERSCEALASVLSSQSSSLRELDLSHNDLQDSGLKLLSAGLESPHCRLETLRLAGCLLTEEGCASLASALSSNPSHLRELDLSYNHPGASGVKLLSAGLEDPHWRLDSLSVDHGGEQRLKPGVRKYACELTLDPNTAHRNLFLSEDNRKVTEREEQPYPDHPERFDRWYQLLCRNGLTGRCYWEVEWEGLISIGVTYRGISRRGAGEDCRIGGNEKSWSLSCSDEGYSVCHNNRETDISSPSDSNRVAVYLDWSAGSLSFYRVSSDSLIHIHTFHSTFTEPLYPGFMLWSGSGSSVSLVR; encoded by the exons gatccagcaggagagaccagactctcctcaacccagctgtgtgtccatgaagagcgacCGGTCAAAGGaaggctttatttattttaaagatgAACACCATTCTTCTGAAAAGAA aGTGCACcaagagaggtcagaggttcccagtggtcagtctgcccaggagcatcaaacagacctggactccatatttaaG ctgcttgaGGAGAACATCTTCACCtttgtgaagaacgagctgaaaaggttccagagggctctgagtccagattacccagaatgcttagagaggcagagggaggatgagaaggtGGTGGAcgttgaggaggaagagcagaggaggagcagaaaggcttttctgaagatcacactgcagttcctgaggagaatgaagcaggaggagctggctgactctctgcagagca AAACTGTTGCTGCCATCTGCCAACGTAAACTCAAATCCAGTCTGgaggagaagtttcagtgtttgtttgaggggattgctaaagcaggaaacccaacacttctgaatcagatctacacagagatttacatcacagagggagagagtggagaggtcaatgatgaacatgaggtcagacagattgaagcagcatccaggaaaccagcgagaccagaaacaacaatcagatgtgaagacatctttaaacccttacctggaagagagaaaccaaccagaacattgatgacaaagggagtggctggcattgggaaaacagtcttaacacagaagttcactctggactgggctgaagacaaagccaaccaggatatacagttcacatttccattcactttccgagagctgaatctgctgaaagggaaaaagtacagcttggtggaacttcttcatcacttctttaatGAGACCagagaagcaggaatctgcaggtttgacaagttccaggttgtgttcatcttcgacggtctggatgagtgtcgacttcctctagacttccagaacaacgagatcctgactgatgttacagagtcaacctcagtggatgtgctgctgacaaacctcatcaaggggaaactgcttccctctgctcgcctctggataaccacacgacctgcagcagccaatcagatccctcctgagtgcgttgacatggtgacagaggtgagaggcttcactgacccacagaaggaggagtacttcaggaagagattcagaaataagaaagccagcagaatcatctcccacatcaagacttcacgaagcctccacatcatgtgccacatcccagtcttctgctggatcactgctacagttctggaccatgtgttgaaaaccagtgagagagaagaagacctgcccaagaccctgactgagatgtacatcaacttcctggtggttcagtcaaAACTGGGGAacgtcaagtatcatgggagagatgagacagatccactctggaataaagagagcaagaagatgattctctctctgggaaaactggcttttgagcagctggagaaaggcaacctgatcttctatgaagccgacctgacagagtgtggcattgatatcagagcagcctcagtgtactcaggagtgttcacacagatctttaaagaggagcgtgggctgaaccaggaccaggtcttctgctttgtccatctgagcattcaggagtttctggctgctgttcatgtcATCGTTTCATTCATCGACTCTGGTGTCAATCTGCTGTCAGAACTACAATCAAAAGCTCGGTGGTCTGTGAAGGTAGGAGTCAAATCTAAACTAACACacctctaccagagtgctgtggacaaggccttacagagtccaaatggacacctggacttgttcctccgcttcctcttgggtctttcactgcagaccaatcagactctcctacgaggtctcctgacacagacaggaagtagctcacagaccaatcaggaaacagtccagtacatcaagaagaagatcagggagaatccgtctccagagagaagcatcaatctgttccactgtctgaatgagctgaatgaccgttctctagtggaggagatccaacagtacctgagatcaggaagtctctccacagccagactctcccctgctcagtggtcggctctggtcttcatcttactgtcatcagaagaagagctggacgtgtttgacctgaagaaatactctgcttcagaggaggctcttctgaggctgctgccagtggtcaaagcctccaataaatctGT gctgagtggctgtcagctgtcagagagaagctgtgaagctctggcctcagttctcagctcccagtcctctagcctgagagagctggacctgagtcacaacgacctgcaggattcaggactgaagctgctctctgctggactggagagtccacactgtagactggagactctcag gctggcaggctgtctgctcacagaggaaggctgtgcttctctggcctcagctctgagctccaacccctcccatctgagagagctggacctgagctacaatcatccaggagcctcaggagtgaagctgctctctgctggactggaggatccacactggagactggactctctcag tgtggaccatggtggagagcaGAGGCTGAAACCAGgtgtgaggaagt atgcctgtgaactcactctggacccaaacacagcacacagaaacctcttcctgtctgaagacaacagaaaggtgacagagagagaggagcagccatatcctgatcacccagagagatttgaccgCTGgtatcagctgctgtgtagaaatggtctgactggtcgctgttactgggaggtcgagtgGGAAGGACTGATTtctataggagtgacttacagaggaatcagtagGAGAGGAGCGGGTGAAGACTGCAGGattggagggaatgaaaagtcctggagtctgtcctgctctgatgaaggttactctgtctgtcacaataacagagaaacagacatatcTTCCCCCTCTGactctaacagagtagcagtgtatctggactggtctgctggctctctgtccttctacagagtttcctctgactcactgatccacatccacaccttccactccacattcactgaacccctcTATCCTGGGTTTATGTTGTGGTCTGggtctggttcctcagtgtctcttgtcagatag